A stretch of the Archangium violaceum genome encodes the following:
- a CDS encoding DUF2891 domain-containing protein gives MATLSANTPSPADFGVEAATRFADLALACVHREYPNKIAHVMSGDADVRPPRELTPAFYGCYDWHSAVHGHWLLVRLARTHPDAPFAARAREAVARSLTPVNIDAEVRYLSAPGRVSFERPYGLAWLLQLAAELREWDDPQAREWSATLKPLEARAADRIREWLPKLSRPIREGEHDQTAFAFGLILDWARKAEDRAMEQLLTERVEAFYGRDRRGPLAYEPSGQDFLSPCLAEADLMRRILPPARFATWLRGFLPEIPSDGSTKWLEPAVVTDPSDPKLAHLDGLNLSRAWMLEGIVSGLPPADKRLRSLQATARLHREAGLRAVTGAHYEGGHWLGSFAVYLVTGRGLRKP, from the coding sequence ATGGCCACACTGTCCGCCAACACGCCCTCGCCCGCGGACTTCGGCGTCGAGGCCGCGACGCGCTTCGCGGACCTCGCGCTCGCCTGCGTCCACCGGGAGTACCCGAACAAGATCGCCCACGTGATGAGCGGTGACGCGGACGTACGCCCGCCCCGCGAGCTCACCCCCGCATTCTACGGCTGCTATGACTGGCACTCCGCCGTGCACGGGCACTGGCTCCTCGTGCGGCTGGCGAGGACCCATCCGGACGCGCCCTTCGCCGCGCGCGCCCGGGAGGCGGTGGCCAGGAGCCTGACGCCCGTGAACATCGACGCGGAGGTGCGCTACCTGAGCGCCCCGGGCCGGGTCTCCTTCGAGCGCCCCTACGGACTGGCGTGGCTGCTCCAGCTCGCGGCGGAGCTGAGGGAGTGGGACGATCCCCAGGCGCGCGAGTGGTCGGCCACGCTGAAGCCCCTCGAGGCGCGCGCGGCCGATCGGATCCGCGAGTGGCTCCCCAAGCTCTCGCGGCCCATCCGCGAGGGCGAGCACGATCAGACGGCCTTCGCCTTCGGGCTCATCCTGGACTGGGCGCGGAAGGCGGAGGATCGCGCGATGGAGCAACTGCTGACGGAGCGCGTGGAGGCATTCTACGGAAGGGATCGCCGGGGACCGCTCGCCTACGAACCCTCCGGACAGGACTTCCTCTCGCCGTGCCTCGCCGAGGCGGACTTGATGAGGCGCATCCTCCCACCGGCGCGCTTCGCCACGTGGCTGCGCGGCTTCCTGCCGGAGATTCCGAGCGATGGCTCCACGAAGTGGCTCGAGCCGGCGGTCGTGACCGATCCGAGCGATCCGAAGCTGGCGCACCTGGATGGCCTCAACCTGAGCCGGGCGTGGATGCTGGAGGGGATCGTCTCCGGCCTTCCGCCCGCGGACAAACGGCTCCGCTCGCTCCAGGCGACGGCACGACTGCACCGCGAGGCGGGACTGCGGGCGGTGACGGGCGCTCACTACGAGGGCGGCCACTGGCTGGGCAGCTTCGCCGTGTACCTCGTGACCGGGAGGGGCCTGCGGAAGCCATGA
- a CDS encoding energy-coupling factor ABC transporter permease: protein MPGISGRGCGAAPWHRVQALLQPAFHATRAPSRFWLLAALLLLPHPAHAMHLAEGLLPFGWALGWTISVLPLLALGVTRLRQRVAQNPLYSPFVAMLAAAVFVVSCMPVPVPIIGTCSHPCGTGLAAVLIGPVMTVLVTFVALLLQALFLAHGGLTTLGADIWSMGVVGGFVGYGVFHGLRAVRAPLAVAAFAAGMLSDWATYAMTSFELASALHGSQPLGSALGTLLLSFLPTQLPLGILEGALTAGAVVFISRRRPALLHFHALPAPATP, encoded by the coding sequence ATGCCGGGTATCTCCGGGCGTGGGTGTGGTGCCGCACCGTGGCATCGCGTCCAGGCCCTCCTCCAGCCAGCGTTCCACGCCACTCGGGCCCCCTCCCGCTTCTGGCTGCTCGCGGCCCTCCTGCTACTTCCCCACCCCGCGCACGCCATGCACCTGGCGGAAGGACTCCTTCCGTTCGGATGGGCCTTGGGCTGGACCATCTCCGTCCTTCCCCTGCTCGCGCTCGGTGTCACACGATTGCGACAGCGCGTGGCGCAGAACCCGCTCTACTCACCCTTCGTGGCGATGCTCGCCGCCGCCGTCTTCGTCGTCTCGTGTATGCCGGTGCCGGTCCCCATCATCGGCACCTGCTCGCATCCGTGCGGCACGGGGCTCGCCGCCGTGCTCATCGGCCCGGTGATGACGGTGCTGGTGACGTTCGTGGCGCTGCTGCTCCAGGCGCTCTTCCTCGCCCACGGCGGGCTCACCACCCTGGGCGCCGACATCTGGTCCATGGGCGTGGTGGGCGGCTTCGTCGGCTACGGCGTCTTCCACGGACTGCGCGCGGTGCGAGCCCCCCTCGCGGTGGCCGCCTTCGCCGCCGGCATGCTGTCCGACTGGGCCACCTACGCCATGACGTCCTTCGAGCTGGCCTCCGCGCTGCACGGCTCGCAGCCCCTGGGCAGCGCCCTGGGAACGCTGCTGCTCTCGTTCCTCCCCACGCAACTTCCGCTGGGCATTCTCGAGGGGGCTCTCACCGCGGGAGCCGTCGTCTTCATCTCCCGCCGCCGGCCCGCCCTCCTGCACTTCCACGCACTTCCCGCTCCCGCCACGCCATGA
- a CDS encoding ATP-binding protein, whose protein sequence is MSRTSTAEMEQAAPGLVTSREPLPRRAGGRFLSRLDVFLSEPLRRAPPEDLGRYRLLVCIALGLMLVDVLALLFLPFNPQAWSDGPVALISLLLNALALTLLRQRSSHELSALLVCWTIAGAFVVSSLTSGWPYTASHAAAMLLPALSVYLVGARPGLVLTVLVSLYVGILHPLRFTTPGVVATPIPAGHLWMLDTFAALCMLGIWAVSWLHTSARDHAQTAREQALRTLRESERKLHSLIENTDDQVCSLDMEGRVIIANSAMRRAFRERHGREPVPGEPLPIQEPAGIQEKIRQRISQAITGQSVRLEDIHTQGDRVRVVDISIKPVFGEDGQPQGVTLFGRDVTERREAEMKLGEMHRTLLDVSRQAGMAEMATGLMHNVGNTLNSVNVSASLITDRIRGLRVGGLIRAAALLREHQEDLCTFLATDPRGQQLPAYLIALSGQLAEDQQALLAEQQTLTDGLDHVKSIVTMQQGHARVAGMMELMSVTRLIDDALRLHAVTFERAKIDIQREYAEVPPILLDRHKLLQILLNLLSNARHALIDSGRPDKRLTLRVRPAPEDRLRIQVSDNGKGISAEHLGRLFTQGFTTKKDGHGFGLHISALAAIEMAGSLTCDSAGPGQGATFTLELPMQCEDPRS, encoded by the coding sequence ATGTCGAGAACATCCACCGCTGAAATGGAACAGGCCGCGCCGGGGCTCGTGACATCCCGGGAGCCGTTGCCCCGGAGAGCCGGGGGACGGTTCCTCTCCCGGTTGGACGTCTTCCTGTCGGAGCCCCTGCGCCGGGCCCCACCGGAGGATCTCGGCCGCTACCGCCTGCTGGTCTGCATCGCCCTGGGCCTGATGCTCGTCGACGTGCTGGCCCTGCTCTTCCTCCCGTTCAACCCCCAGGCCTGGAGCGACGGCCCGGTCGCGCTCATCTCCCTCCTGCTCAACGCGCTCGCGCTGACGCTCCTGCGCCAGCGCTCCTCGCACGAGCTCTCCGCGCTGCTCGTCTGCTGGACCATCGCCGGCGCCTTCGTGGTCTCCAGCCTCACCAGCGGCTGGCCCTACACGGCCTCCCACGCGGCGGCCATGCTGCTCCCGGCGCTCTCGGTCTACCTGGTGGGGGCACGTCCGGGGCTCGTCCTCACCGTGCTCGTGAGCCTGTACGTGGGCATCCTCCACCCGCTCCGGTTCACGACCCCGGGCGTCGTGGCCACCCCCATCCCGGCCGGTCACCTGTGGATGCTGGACACCTTCGCCGCCCTCTGCATGCTGGGCATCTGGGCCGTGAGCTGGCTGCACACCTCCGCGCGCGATCACGCCCAGACGGCACGCGAGCAGGCACTGCGCACGCTCCGCGAGAGCGAGCGCAAGCTGCACAGCCTCATCGAGAACACCGATGATCAGGTGTGCTCGCTCGATATGGAGGGACGGGTCATCATCGCCAACTCGGCGATGCGGCGGGCCTTCCGTGAGCGCCATGGCAGGGAGCCGGTGCCGGGCGAGCCGCTCCCCATCCAGGAACCCGCGGGGATCCAAGAGAAGATACGACAGCGCATCAGCCAGGCCATCACCGGACAAAGCGTACGGCTCGAGGACATCCACACGCAGGGAGATCGGGTGCGGGTGGTGGATATCTCCATCAAGCCCGTCTTCGGAGAGGACGGCCAGCCCCAGGGCGTGACCCTCTTCGGACGGGACGTCACCGAGCGAAGGGAGGCGGAGATGAAGCTCGGCGAGATGCACCGCACCCTGCTGGACGTGTCGCGGCAGGCGGGCATGGCGGAGATGGCCACGGGGCTGATGCACAACGTGGGCAACACCCTCAACAGCGTCAACGTCTCGGCCAGCCTCATCACCGACCGCATCCGCGGCCTTCGCGTGGGAGGGCTCATCCGGGCCGCGGCGCTCCTGCGTGAGCATCAGGAGGATCTCTGCACCTTCCTCGCCACGGATCCCCGCGGGCAGCAGCTCCCGGCCTATCTCATCGCCCTCTCTGGGCAGCTCGCCGAGGATCAACAGGCGCTGCTGGCCGAGCAGCAGACGCTCACCGACGGACTGGATCACGTGAAGTCCATCGTCACCATGCAGCAGGGACACGCCCGCGTCGCCGGCATGATGGAGCTGATGTCCGTGACCCGGCTCATCGATGACGCCCTGCGCCTGCACGCCGTCACCTTCGAGCGCGCGAAGATCGACATCCAGCGCGAGTACGCCGAGGTGCCGCCCATCCTGTTGGATCGGCACAAGCTGTTGCAGATCCTCCTCAACCTGCTGAGCAACGCGCGCCACGCGCTGATCGACAGTGGCCGCCCGGACAAGCGCCTCACCCTGCGCGTCCGGCCCGCTCCCGAGGATCGACTGCGCATCCAGGTGTCCGACAATGGGAAGGGCATCTCCGCCGAGCACCTCGGGCGTCTCTTCACCCAGGGTTTCACCACCAAGAAGGACGGCCACGGCTTCGGGCTGCACATCAGCGCGCTGGCCGCCATCGAGATGGCCGGGAGCCTCACCTGTGACAGCGCGGGGCCCGGTCAGGGCGCCACCTTCACCCTCGAGCTGCCCATGCAGTGCGAGGATCCCCGGAGCTGA
- a CDS encoding LysR family transcriptional regulator, translated as MDIPWEDVRLFLAVAETGSLSGAARKLRIGQPTVSRRLAALEYSLGAALFRRSVDGASLTSAGERLLVPAKKMAEWAGEVGRAVDSSDRSPRGLVRITASPYLSFDFLAPFAAWLAGKHPGLRLEVLSSVQYLDLNRGEADLALRGKAPSQEGLKQVLALEFENAVCVSKSLAAKLPRKPSLSDLPWIAWSPPFDLLPPNPQLEELIPGFTPAFTSDNYLVQLAAAEAGIGAMVMARFRHRFSRPTSLVPLSIDLGPFQRSTLHLVCAKSALDIPRVRRVSELLVSELEKTGVSKAS; from the coding sequence ATGGATATCCCCTGGGAAGACGTGCGGTTGTTCCTGGCGGTGGCGGAGACGGGCAGCCTGAGCGGCGCGGCGCGGAAGCTGCGCATCGGACAGCCCACCGTGAGCCGCCGTCTGGCCGCGTTGGAGTACTCGCTCGGCGCGGCGCTCTTCCGGCGGAGCGTGGACGGGGCCTCGCTCACCAGCGCGGGCGAGCGGCTGTTGGTTCCGGCGAAGAAGATGGCGGAGTGGGCCGGTGAGGTGGGCCGGGCCGTGGACTCCTCGGACCGGTCGCCGCGAGGGCTCGTCCGCATCACGGCGAGTCCTTATCTGTCTTTCGACTTCCTCGCGCCCTTCGCGGCGTGGCTCGCGGGCAAGCACCCGGGCCTGCGTCTCGAGGTGCTCTCGAGCGTTCAATACCTCGACCTCAACCGGGGAGAAGCGGACCTCGCATTGCGCGGCAAGGCGCCGTCCCAGGAGGGATTGAAACAGGTGCTGGCGCTCGAGTTCGAGAACGCCGTCTGTGTTTCGAAGTCGCTCGCCGCGAAGCTGCCACGCAAGCCGAGCCTCTCCGACCTGCCGTGGATCGCCTGGTCACCCCCGTTCGACCTGCTGCCGCCCAATCCGCAACTCGAGGAGCTCATTCCCGGGTTCACCCCGGCGTTCACCTCGGACAACTACCTCGTCCAGCTCGCGGCGGCGGAGGCCGGCATCGGCGCGATGGTGATGGCCCGCTTCCGGCACCGATTCTCGCGCCCGACGTCGCTCGTGCCGCTGTCCATCGACCTCGGACCCTTCCAGCGCAGCACGCTCCATCTGGTGTGCGCGAAGTCGGCGCTCGACATCCCACGCGTGCGCCGGGTCTCGGAGTTGCTCGTGTCCGAGCTCGAGAAGACAGGGGTCTCGAAGGCCTCATGA
- a CDS encoding M24 family metallopeptidase has product MRRALLSAILLLMALPASAAEPHAQRAWPRIRKARIQQLLPEAMARAKVDTWVVLCRENDNDPLAAHVGCENAGSPAAFLFLKQKAGVRSIALSPAGEAKALQDVGLHDEVLSLDRGTDLYARVAARLAEAKPQRIAVNSSSTLTVADGLSATQRARLEAALPPALRARLTSSEELVFEWLSVKLPEEVEIMRRAAALTASLQEEAYRTVVPGKTRDSDVARFLKKRIAELGVEDGWQPDQNPNVNSGVDRGHSHATDRVIQPGDFIQTDFGIKVEGMWVTDIQRFAYVLAPGETQPPKDALEKWEKSKKGNRVALAALKPGVRGYDVDKAQRDWMREAGSEPVMWGTGHPVGYWAHDVGPALSGAQTGKPPTGSALEPIRPGQVFAFDGFFAWKLATPGETKTLSVEEMAVVTEKGAEYLIPPQEELILIPSPAAKGPGGT; this is encoded by the coding sequence ATGCGACGTGCCCTGCTCTCCGCTATCCTACTCCTCATGGCCCTGCCCGCGAGCGCCGCCGAGCCCCACGCCCAGCGAGCCTGGCCGCGCATCCGGAAGGCTCGTATCCAGCAACTGCTGCCGGAGGCCATGGCGCGGGCGAAGGTGGACACCTGGGTCGTGCTCTGCCGCGAGAACGACAATGATCCGCTGGCCGCGCACGTCGGCTGTGAGAACGCGGGCTCTCCCGCCGCTTTTCTCTTCCTGAAGCAGAAGGCCGGGGTGCGTTCCATCGCGCTCTCTCCGGCCGGCGAGGCCAAGGCGCTCCAGGACGTGGGCCTTCATGACGAGGTGCTCTCACTGGATCGCGGCACGGACCTGTACGCCCGGGTGGCCGCGAGGCTCGCCGAGGCGAAGCCCCAGCGCATCGCGGTGAATTCCTCGAGCACGCTGACGGTGGCGGACGGGCTGTCGGCCACCCAGCGTGCGCGGCTCGAAGCGGCGCTGCCTCCCGCGTTGCGCGCTCGCCTCACGTCCTCCGAGGAGCTCGTCTTCGAGTGGCTGTCGGTGAAGCTGCCCGAGGAGGTGGAGATCATGCGCCGTGCCGCCGCGCTGACGGCCTCGCTCCAGGAGGAGGCCTACCGCACCGTGGTGCCGGGGAAGACGCGTGACTCGGACGTGGCGCGCTTCCTCAAGAAGCGCATCGCCGAGCTGGGCGTGGAGGATGGCTGGCAGCCGGACCAGAACCCCAATGTGAACTCAGGCGTGGACCGTGGCCACTCGCACGCGACGGACCGGGTCATCCAGCCGGGCGACTTCATCCAGACGGACTTCGGCATCAAGGTCGAGGGCATGTGGGTGACGGACATCCAGCGCTTCGCCTACGTGCTCGCCCCGGGCGAGACGCAGCCGCCGAAGGACGCGCTGGAGAAGTGGGAGAAGTCGAAGAAGGGCAACCGGGTGGCGCTCGCGGCGCTGAAGCCGGGAGTGCGCGGCTATGACGTGGACAAGGCCCAGCGGGACTGGATGCGCGAGGCGGGCTCGGAGCCGGTGATGTGGGGCACGGGGCATCCCGTGGGGTATTGGGCGCACGACGTGGGGCCGGCGCTCTCGGGGGCGCAGACGGGCAAGCCGCCCACGGGCAGTGCACTCGAGCCCATCCGCCCCGGGCAGGTCTTCGCCTTCGACGGCTTCTTCGCCTGGAAGCTCGCGACTCCTGGCGAGACGAAGACGCTCTCAGTCGAGGAGATGGCCGTGGTGACGGAGAAGGGCGCGGAGTACCTCATCCCGCCGCAGGAGGAGCTCATCCTCATCCCCTCGCCAGCGGCTAAAGGACCTGGCGGAACGTGA
- a CDS encoding PKD domain-containing protein, producing the protein MLAFQRTSFHAVLLLSLGGLGCDLFQGDEEKENRAPTITRVTATPTSINEGASTTLSVTASDPDGDSLTYSWTQLPAAPTGTFSDETGETRTWTAPLLASDTTFTLQVTVSDGKGGSSQATVDVAVANVATPNRAPSVAESITAPDSVIAGDTAELTIVASDPDGDTLTYTWTTSPAGQGTFTNPTAATAQWRSSDINEATTYTFQVTVSDGTDSVTRSVDVRVDVPSYAAHIQPIWNAQCVGCHTGSPGRGNLTLDADKSYASIVNVGAAGTPCGPTGLKRVLPGKPDESLMVTKLGSPPMPCGNRMPPNNQAHFDEHPGELTRIRSWVLAGALNN; encoded by the coding sequence ATGCTCGCGTTTCAAAGGACGTCGTTCCATGCGGTACTGCTGCTGAGCCTGGGAGGGCTCGGATGCGATCTGTTCCAGGGAGATGAGGAGAAGGAGAACAGGGCCCCCACCATCACCCGGGTGACCGCGACGCCGACCTCCATCAACGAGGGAGCGAGCACCACGCTCTCGGTGACCGCCAGCGACCCGGACGGAGATTCCCTCACCTACTCCTGGACCCAGCTCCCGGCCGCGCCCACGGGCACCTTCAGCGACGAGACGGGAGAGACCCGCACGTGGACCGCGCCCCTCCTGGCGAGCGACACGACCTTCACCCTGCAGGTGACGGTCTCGGATGGAAAGGGAGGCTCGAGCCAGGCCACGGTGGATGTGGCGGTGGCCAACGTCGCCACCCCCAACCGCGCGCCCTCGGTGGCCGAGAGCATCACCGCCCCTGATTCGGTGATCGCCGGTGACACCGCCGAGCTCACCATCGTCGCCAGCGATCCGGACGGCGACACACTCACCTATACCTGGACGACGAGCCCGGCCGGCCAGGGCACCTTCACGAACCCGACGGCGGCCACCGCCCAGTGGCGCTCCTCCGACATCAACGAGGCCACGACCTACACCTTCCAGGTCACCGTGTCCGATGGAACCGACTCCGTGACGCGCTCGGTGGACGTGCGGGTCGACGTCCCCTCCTATGCCGCGCACATCCAGCCCATCTGGAACGCGCAGTGCGTTGGCTGCCACACCGGCTCTCCAGGTCGCGGAAACCTGACCCTGGACGCGGACAAGTCCTACGCCTCCATCGTCAACGTCGGAGCCGCGGGAACGCCTTGCGGCCCCACGGGCCTCAAGCGCGTGTTGCCGGGCAAGCCCGATGAGTCCCTGATGGTGACGAAGCTCGGCAGCCCCCCCATGCCCTGCGGCAACAGGATGCCGCCGAACAACCAGGCCCACTTCGACGAGCACCCCGGCGAGCTCACCCGCATCCGCTCGTGGGTTCTCGCCGGCGCGCTCAACAACTGA
- a CDS encoding MBL fold metallo-hydrolase: MRNLLVTTALAALLSGCAVSSHATQKSTLGVPRSSADMLAVIDQPGPIVFETVASCDWQVDRSGLINLEHPRAKEAGLTDGPEKIQVFFHVLRHPTHGTFIVDTGVEKALRDNPSKAAVRGLVASVMKLETMKFNEPLGDWLAKQQVPLQGVFLTHLHFDHIAGMADVPAGTAVYTGPGEASFREFQNMFMQGNSDRALEGKAPISEWAFAPDATGRFAGVLDIFGDGSVWALWVPGHTPGSTAYLVRTTKGPVLLTGDASHTRWGWEHDVEPGTFSSDIPKSADSFARLRQLATEHPTLEVHLGHQL; this comes from the coding sequence ATGAGAAACCTGCTCGTCACCACTGCCCTCGCTGCCCTGCTCTCCGGATGCGCGGTGAGCTCCCATGCCACCCAGAAGTCCACCCTCGGTGTCCCCCGCTCGTCCGCGGACATGCTGGCGGTCATCGACCAACCCGGCCCCATCGTGTTCGAGACAGTCGCCTCCTGCGACTGGCAGGTCGACCGGAGTGGCCTCATCAATCTCGAGCACCCGCGCGCGAAGGAGGCGGGCCTCACCGACGGGCCGGAGAAGATCCAGGTGTTCTTCCACGTGCTGCGCCACCCCACGCACGGCACCTTCATCGTCGACACCGGCGTCGAGAAGGCGTTGCGCGACAATCCCAGCAAGGCCGCCGTACGCGGGCTGGTGGCCTCGGTCATGAAGCTCGAAACCATGAAGTTCAACGAACCGCTGGGAGACTGGCTCGCGAAGCAGCAGGTGCCCCTCCAGGGCGTGTTCCTCACGCATCTGCACTTCGATCACATCGCGGGCATGGCGGATGTCCCCGCGGGGACAGCCGTCTACACCGGACCGGGCGAGGCCTCGTTCCGCGAATTCCAGAACATGTTCATGCAGGGCAACTCGGATCGCGCGCTCGAGGGGAAGGCCCCCATCAGCGAGTGGGCCTTCGCACCCGATGCGACCGGCCGCTTCGCCGGGGTGCTCGACATCTTCGGGGACGGCTCGGTGTGGGCGCTCTGGGTGCCGGGCCACACGCCGGGAAGCACCGCGTACCTCGTGCGCACGACGAAGGGCCCCGTGCTCCTCACCGGTGACGCGAGCCACACCCGCTGGGGCTGGGAGCACGACGTCGAGCCGGGCACCTTCTCCAGCGACATCCCCAAGAGCGCCGACAGCTTCGCGCGCCTGCGCCAGCTCGCCACCGAGCACCCCACCCTCGAGGTACACCTCGGCCACCAGCTGTAA
- a CDS encoding 3-deoxy-7-phosphoheptulonate synthase, producing the protein MTARTENLNVVGFDRMPSPAEIKERVPMTERAAGSVLAGRRALMDILDRKDPRLFVVVGPCSIHDPKAGIDYARRLRALAEEVRDTLHVVMRVYFEKPRTSTGWKGFINDPRMDDSFHIEEGMERGRRFLLDVAELGLPAATEALDPIAPQYYGDLISWTAIGARTAESQTHREMASGLSTPVGFKNSTDGSLEAAVNGILSASRPHSFLGLNENGSSAIIRTRGNSHGHLVLRGGGGRPNYDTVSISLAEQALAKAKLPSNVVVDCSHSNSWKKPELQPLVMRDVVHQIREGNRSVVGLMIESFIEAGNQPIPADLSQLRYGCSVTDACVDWKTTEEVLRGAHQALRGVLSARKAA; encoded by the coding sequence ATGACCGCTCGCACTGAAAACCTGAATGTCGTCGGCTTCGACCGCATGCCCTCCCCCGCGGAGATCAAGGAGCGCGTGCCGATGACCGAACGCGCGGCCGGCTCCGTGCTCGCCGGCCGACGGGCCTTGATGGACATCCTGGATCGCAAGGACCCTCGCCTGTTCGTGGTCGTGGGTCCCTGCTCCATCCATGATCCCAAGGCGGGCATCGACTACGCACGCCGGTTGCGCGCGCTCGCCGAGGAGGTCCGGGACACCCTCCACGTCGTGATGCGGGTGTACTTCGAGAAGCCGCGCACCTCGACCGGATGGAAGGGCTTCATCAACGATCCGCGGATGGACGACTCCTTCCACATCGAGGAAGGAATGGAGCGGGGCCGCCGCTTCCTGCTGGACGTGGCCGAGCTCGGCCTGCCCGCGGCGACCGAGGCGCTCGATCCCATCGCGCCGCAATACTATGGCGATCTCATCTCCTGGACAGCCATCGGCGCGCGCACGGCGGAATCCCAGACGCATCGCGAGATGGCCTCGGGCCTCTCGACCCCGGTGGGTTTCAAGAACAGCACCGACGGCTCCCTGGAGGCGGCGGTCAACGGCATCCTCTCCGCCTCGCGCCCGCACAGCTTCCTGGGGCTGAACGAGAACGGCTCGTCGGCGATCATCCGCACGCGCGGCAATTCCCATGGCCACCTCGTGCTGCGAGGCGGCGGTGGGCGGCCCAACTACGACACGGTGTCCATTTCCCTCGCCGAGCAGGCGCTCGCGAAGGCGAAGCTGCCGAGCAACGTCGTGGTGGATTGCTCACACTCCAACTCCTGGAAGAAGCCGGAGCTGCAGCCACTGGTGATGCGCGACGTGGTGCATCAGATCCGCGAGGGCAACCGCTCGGTGGTTGGCTTGATGATCGAAAGCTTCATCGAAGCCGGCAACCAGCCCATCCCCGCCGATCTCTCCCAGCTGCGCTACGGCTGCTCGGTGACCGATGCCTGTGTGGATTGGAAGACCACCGAGGAGGTGCTGCGCGGTGCCCACCAGGCCCTGCGCGGCGTTCTCTCCGCGCGCAAGGCGGCGTGA
- a CDS encoding energy-coupling factor transporter transmembrane component T family protein codes for MSRTSQLRERAARLDARLKLGGALFALLVTLAGPAPHTALGVTGLALLASLAAGERVRALVRRLGLAVFSGLAVWVLHLLLQPEAAGAWVPGLILGTRVAAGATVFGLLIALTPPWELVGALRSWRVPAPLADVLALAVRYATVLERSAQSAREAQILRLGYRDVRRGLHSLGALGGLTLVRAFDQAHATAEAMAARGCRGALVPPRRDDP; via the coding sequence GTGAGCCGTACCTCCCAGCTGCGAGAGCGGGCAGCGAGGCTCGATGCACGCCTCAAGCTGGGGGGCGCACTGTTCGCGTTGCTGGTGACTCTCGCCGGGCCCGCACCGCACACCGCCCTGGGCGTGACGGGTCTGGCTCTGCTCGCCTCCCTCGCGGCGGGCGAGCGTGTCAGGGCGTTGGTACGCCGCCTCGGGCTCGCCGTCTTCAGTGGACTGGCCGTCTGGGTCCTGCACCTCCTGCTGCAACCGGAGGCCGCCGGAGCCTGGGTGCCCGGGCTGATTCTGGGAACGCGGGTCGCCGCGGGTGCCACCGTGTTCGGCCTCCTCATCGCGCTCACCCCTCCCTGGGAGCTCGTGGGGGCACTGCGCTCGTGGCGGGTGCCGGCCCCGCTCGCCGATGTGCTCGCGCTCGCGGTGCGCTACGCCACCGTTCTGGAACGATCGGCCCAGAGCGCGCGCGAGGCCCAGATCCTCCGTCTCGGCTACCGGGACGTTCGCCGCGGCCTGCACTCGCTCGGAGCGCTCGGGGGTCTCACCCTGGTGCGCGCCTTCGACCAGGCCCATGCCACCGCCGAGGCCATGGCCGCTCGCGGCTGCCGGGGCGCCCTCGTTCCACCGCGGAGGGACGATCCATGA
- the mltG gene encoding endolytic transglycosylase MltG, which translates to MKRILLVLVGVVVLAVSAVAGTFFWAEGQVQRSVAPPGAPTVEFTVPKGTTGRGLGPQLASQGLISDARLWRWHLFRRGHFAPKAGRHAVSPSMTMAEIATALEGSPIPDDVPFVVIEGWRLRDTDAALAAAGLIKPGAYVAAASQPERFTAPFPLPKGTLEGYLYPETYRVVPGAFKVQELLQRQLDTFAERFYTPNKEALARSGRSLHEVVVMASMLEREEPVPAQRPLVAGILWKRVDKGFPLGVDATSRYELAEWNDRLAFLKRLRDLQDPWNTRHRKGLPPGPIGAPTVESLQAALAPKPSEFWYYLHDAERRLHPSRNAEEHEALRRKYNVY; encoded by the coding sequence ATGAAGCGCATTCTTCTCGTCCTGGTCGGGGTCGTCGTCCTCGCCGTGAGCGCGGTTGCCGGTACATTCTTCTGGGCGGAGGGCCAGGTGCAGCGCTCCGTGGCCCCTCCGGGTGCCCCCACCGTGGAGTTCACCGTGCCCAAGGGCACCACGGGGCGCGGCCTGGGGCCGCAGCTCGCGTCACAGGGGCTGATCAGCGATGCCCGGCTCTGGCGATGGCACCTCTTCCGCCGCGGCCACTTCGCCCCCAAGGCCGGCCGCCACGCGGTGAGCCCCTCCATGACGATGGCGGAGATCGCCACCGCGCTCGAGGGCAGCCCCATCCCCGATGACGTCCCCTTCGTCGTCATCGAGGGCTGGCGCCTGCGCGACACCGATGCGGCGCTCGCCGCGGCGGGCCTCATCAAGCCCGGCGCCTACGTGGCCGCCGCCAGCCAACCCGAGCGGTTCACCGCCCCCTTCCCTCTCCCCAAGGGCACGCTCGAGGGCTACCTCTACCCCGAGACGTACCGGGTGGTGCCCGGTGCCTTCAAGGTGCAGGAGCTGCTCCAGCGTCAGTTGGACACCTTCGCCGAGCGCTTCTACACGCCCAACAAGGAGGCCCTCGCCCGCAGTGGCCGCAGCCTCCACGAGGTGGTGGTGATGGCCTCGATGCTGGAGCGTGAGGAGCCCGTGCCGGCGCAGCGGCCACTGGTCGCCGGCATCCTCTGGAAGCGCGTCGACAAGGGATTCCCGCTGGGCGTGGACGCGACCTCCCGCTACGAGCTGGCCGAGTGGAATGATCGGCTGGCCTTCCTCAAGCGTCTGCGCGACCTCCAGGACCCCTGGAACACGCGCCATCGCAAGGGATTGCCTCCGGGGCCCATCGGCGCGCCCACCGTGGAATCACTCCAGGCCGCGCTCGCTCCCAAGCCGAGCGAGTTCTGGTACTACCTCCACGACGCCGAGCGGCGCCTCCACCCTTCTCGCAACGCCGAGGAGCACGAGGCCCTGCGCCGCAAGTACAACGTGTACTGA